A window from Littorina saxatilis isolate snail1 linkage group LG9, US_GU_Lsax_2.0, whole genome shotgun sequence encodes these proteins:
- the LOC138977186 gene encoding uncharacterized protein has protein sequence MAIGSPLNYRPTDAARLRLPRPLYLHLKELGILQRPPTSVNPEGKADLIADYIIENKLDALFITETWLRPGDDPKIKQLTPAGYKTVSFPRPAGRGGGIAVVYKDHMHAAASFSDSLPFPHTTFEAVEMTVATTTTLTFLCIYRPPPNTKNKLMDSTFFDEFSQALDHYNVTSHSAIVLGDFNIHWDCPANADTKRARALLDSYSVDQVVPFPSHSRGHILDWIVTRPSDNLVSSLVANDHLVSDHTAINFVVNITKPAQKRKMVTRHKLRDIETDAFGDEAALLLAQRDPSSDPAHFFSLTLRQLLNKHAPPSLCAVSERQPAPWFSEDITAAKIERRRAERAWRHSGLEVHRQILRDALLRVTQAITAAKVKHFHDRIANASSSRELFSIMSSLLGSSTAAPLPTAHPPQDIPELFSEFFKDKIDKLRRTLDQQPFVPVC, from the exons atggCGATAGGTTCCCCCCTCAACTACCGTCCCACCGACGCTGCTAGACTGCGCCTGCCACGGCCTCTGTACCTCCATCTCAAGGAGCTGGGAATCCTGCAGAGACCACCAACC TCAGTGAATCCAGAAGGCAAAGCAGATCTGATAGCAGATTACATTATAGAAAACAAGTTAGACGCCCTGTTCATCACCGAGACGTGGCTGCGACCTGGTGATGACCCCAAGATCAAGCAGCTGACCCCCGCAGGGTACAAGACAGTCTCCTTCCCCCGCCCGGCTGGGCGTGGTGGTGGCATCGCCGTCGTCTACAAGGACCACATGCATGCTGCAGCGTCCTTCTCGGACAgcctccccttcccccacacCACCTTCGAAGCCGTGGAGATGACggtcgccaccaccaccaccctcacctTCCTGTGTATATATCGCCCTCCCCCTAACACCAAGAACAAGCTGATGGACTCTACTTTCTTCGACGAGTTCTCCCAAGCCCTCGACCACTACAACGTGACGTCCCACAGCGCCATCGTCCTCGGTGACTTTAACATCCACTGGGACTGCCCTGCCAACGCTGACACCAAGCGGGCCCGTGCGCTGTTGGACAGCTACAGTGTGGACCAGGTCGTTCCTTTTCCCTCCCACTCCCGTGGCCACATCCTGGATTGGATTGTCACTCGACCCTCGGACAATCTGGTCTCCAGCCTCGTCGCCAACGACCACCTTGTCTCCGACCACACTGCCATCAACTTCGTCGTCAACATCACCAAGCCAGCACAGAAGCGGAAGATGGTCACACGTCACAAGCTacgagacattgagacagatgCTTTTGGAGACGAAGCTGCCCTGCTGCTTGCCCAGCGAGACCCGTCCTCTGACCCCGCCCATTTCTTCAGCTTGACTCTGCGCCAGCTCCTCAACAAACACGCCCCGCCATCCCTATGCGCAGTCTCTGAGCGACAGCCGGCTCCCTGGTTCTCTGAGGACATCACAGCCGCCAAGATCGAGAGACGGCGAGCGGAGCGTGCATGGCGACACTCTGGCCTGGAGGTTCACCGGCAGATTCTCAGGGATGCGCTGCTTCGAGTCACGCaagccatcactgctgccaagGTCAAGCACTTCCACGACCGCATCGCCAACGCCTCATCATCCAGGGAGCTGTTCTCCATCATGTCCTCTCTCCTGGGCTCCTCCACCGCTGCCCCCTTACCCACTGCTCACCCACCACAAGATATCCCGGAGTTATTCTCGGAGTTCTTCAAGGACaagattgacaagcttcggagaacactcgatcagcagcccttcgtccc